In the genome of Bremerella sp. P1, the window TGTATAGTCCCTTCTCGAGAATCCGAGTTTCACGACCTTTACCGAGCGTATCCATGACCATCACTTTGGTCTTATCAAGCGACTCGCGTAGCTTCTTACGATCTGTTTCCGCTTTTTGAATCTGTCGAGCAACTTCTTGATACGTCTGCCCGTTAGCGCCGTTGCCTGGGTAATATTTGCTACGAAATAGTCGACGCAGCTCGTTCGTTTCTTTTGCCGAACGCGTCTCGGCAGGTTTTCTAAGTACCTGCAAGATCTCTGGCGCTGGCGACTCCTTGCCGTCGCCATCGCCGACTGAGAGCCGGACGCGGGCAAGCGTATGAGCAATGTGCTTCGACTCGCACCGCAACACGAAGCGGATTTCCGTACCACCTTCAAACCCGAATGGTTCCTTGGTATTGAAGATAGCCGTATTGCTTTCCTTGCGGCGGAACCCCTCGGTCGCCCAGCCACCCCCGCCGGTTGTTTCTCCGTCGAAAGCGGCTTCGATTGGATGGCTTACTTGGGAATGATCCGCCTTGCCACTCACGATCTTCAAAGGAACTTCGTTCTCATCTGGTGCGTTCAAAGGCCGTACAAACACTTCGAACTCGCTGAGCACGGCGTTGCCATTGTCGGCTCGGCCGGTACTGCCGGCCGGCGAGGCAACATCATCCCGAATTGCTTCCAAACGTATTGCCTTCAGGTTTTGCCGATCCGTTTGGACTACGATCGTGTAGACATCTTGATTAGGGCGAGCACCTTCGGCCCGCAGCGAACCATCTTCCAGTTTGACGAGCTTCGATTGACCACTCGTCTTGAAATCAATCAACGTCGGAATGGTCCATGGCTGAATCGCACGTTGCTCTTCTTCCCAGATAGCCTGGGCCGAGTCCGCGGCGGTGTCATCATGTAACAGCCCCTGGTCGAGACTGGCGATCTGCTGATCGTATTCGCTCAACTTCGCGCGATTCTCTTCACTGATATGGGCGATCGCAGGCGGGACAGCGCCTCCGCGAATTCCGCCTCCTTCCGAAGTCTGATTAAAGAAATCGTACAACGCGAAATACTCGGTATGAGTAATCGGGTCGAATTTATGCGTGTGGCAGCGACAACATGTGTAGGTCAGGCCAAGCCATACGGTGGCTGTCGTTTCCGTTCGATCGAAGACGTTCTCAACGCGGGTCTCCTCCGCAATTCTTCCTCCTTCGCCATTGTGCATATGATTCCGATTAAAGCCGGAAGCGATTATCTGAGCATGCGTGGCATTGGGTCTTTGGTCTCCGGCCAGTTGATCGATTGTGAACTGGTCGAAAGGCATGTTGTCGTTCATGGCCTTCACCACCCAATCTCTCCATGGCCACATCGTGCGTTCCGGGTCGCCCTGGTAACCATTGGTATCTGCATAGCGAGCCGCATCAAGCCACGGCCATGCCATTCGTTCGCCGTAGTGCGGCGACGCTAAGAGTCGATCAACCAACGTTTCGTACGCATCCGGTGAGTCGTCGTTGACAAATGCCTCAACTTCCTCAGGCGTGGGCGGCAAACCAATAAGATCGAGCGTTACGCGACGGATGAGTGTTCGCTTGTCGGCCTCTGGCGAAGGTCTCAGCCCTACTTGTTCCAGGCGAGCCAGTATGAACTGATCGATCGGATTGCGAACCCACTGCGACTTCTCAACACGTGGAAGTTCCGGTCGTTTCGGCGCGACAAACGCCCAATGTGGCGACCAGGGAGCACCTTGTTCAATCCATGTTTTGATGAGGTCTGCCT includes:
- a CDS encoding PSD1 and planctomycete cytochrome C domain-containing protein, which produces MALLCATATAEDRIDFNRQIRPILSDRCFQCHGPDEEERYGGFRLDVREGAIAEADSGSIPIVPGKPDESELLLRVVTNDESLQMPPPDAKKPHLTKREADLIKTWIEQGAPWSPHWAFVAPKRPELPRVEKSQWVRNPIDQFILARLEQVGLRPSPEADKRTLIRRVTLDLIGLPPTPEEVEAFVNDDSPDAYETLVDRLLASPHYGERMAWPWLDAARYADTNGYQGDPERTMWPWRDWVVKAMNDNMPFDQFTIDQLAGDQRPNATHAQIIASGFNRNHMHNGEGGRIAEETRVENVFDRTETTATVWLGLTYTCCRCHTHKFDPITHTEYFALYDFFNQTSEGGGIRGGAVPPAIAHISEENRAKLSEYDQQIASLDQGLLHDDTAADSAQAIWEEEQRAIQPWTIPTLIDFKTSGQSKLVKLEDGSLRAEGARPNQDVYTIVVQTDRQNLKAIRLEAIRDDVASPAGSTGRADNGNAVLSEFEVFVRPLNAPDENEVPLKIVSGKADHSQVSHPIEAAFDGETTGGGGWATEGFRRKESNTAIFNTKEPFGFEGGTEIRFVLRCESKHIAHTLARVRLSVGDGDGKESPAPEILQVLRKPAETRSAKETNELRRLFRSKYYPGNGANGQTYQEVARQIQKAETDRKKLRESLDKTKVMVMDTLGKGRETRILEKGLYNKPIGDVVTAGVPEVLPALPGDAQRNRLTLANWLVDSNNPLTSRVIVNRYWQLFFGKGLVTTPEDFGTQGKLPSHPDLLDWLAVEFQSSGWDVKAMHRLIVTSATYRQSADQTQELREHDPQNVFLTRQNRFRLPSWMIRDQAMSVSGLASLEMGGPSVKPYQPEGIWAEATFGKKSYKQDHGDALYRRSLYVYWRRIVGPTMFFDVANRQTCSVKTAITNTPLHALTTLNDIAYVEAARGLATRVIQDVEQPDDRIEAIYAYLLSRPPSEEELGIVRRRLELLEAEFNGDPEKAQQLLKIGESKPDESIPAVQLAAYTALCNALMNLDEVLNRP